The following coding sequences are from one Chelonoidis abingdonii isolate Lonesome George chromosome 4, CheloAbing_2.0, whole genome shotgun sequence window:
- the SRSF3 gene encoding serine/arginine-rich splicing factor 3 has product MHRDSCPLDCKVYVGNLGNNGNKTELERAFGYYGPLRSVWVARNPPGFAFVEFEDPRDAADAVRELDGRTLCGCRVRVELSNGEKRSRNRGPPPSWGRRPRDDYRRRSPPPRRRSPRRRSFSRSRSRSLSRDRRRERSLSRERNHKPSRSFSRSRSRSRSNERK; this is encoded by the exons ATGCATCGTGACTCTTGTCCACTGGACTGCAAGGTTTATGTAGGTAACCTTGGAAACAATGGCAACAAAACTGAATTGGAACGAGCTTTTGGCTACTATGGACCACTGCGCAGTGTGTGGGTTGCTAGAAATCCTCCTGGCTTTGCTTTTGTTGAATTTGAAGATCCCCGAGATGCAGCTGATGCAGTGAGAGAACTAGATGGAAG AACACTCTGCGGGTGCCGTGTCAGGGTGGAGCTGTCTAATGGTGAAAAACGGAGTCGGAATCGTGGTCCGCCTCCCTCATGGGGTAGGCGTCCTCGAGATGATTATCGCAGAAGAAGTCCTCCTCCTCGCCGCAG ATCACCACGAAGGAGAAGCTTTTCTCGTAGCCGCAGCAG GTCCCTCTCTAGagacagaagaagagagagatcactttcaCGGGAGAGAAATCACAAGCCTTCCCGTTCCTTTTCCAGGTCTCGTAG TCGTTCCAGGTCAAATGAGAGAAAATAG